In the Henningerozyma blattae CBS 6284 chromosome 8, complete genome genome, one interval contains:
- the CAB5 gene encoding putative dephospho-CoA kinase (similar to Saccharomyces cerevisiae YDR196C; ancestral locus Anc_8.404) produces the protein MLVVGLTGGIACGKSTVSRRFQEHHKIPVVDADKIAREVVEPGEPAYDAIVNHFGEDVLKANGELNREALGKKVFGNPKELKILNNITHPAIRKSILRQILLNYIYGYSICILDIPLLFESKLDIICGVTISVICNEKLQIERLLARNPTLSSEDAKNRIDSQMKMNDRIEKSDYIITNDEDMNMLYKRVDNVVSKIQPTFYRTIFEWMPPFGIISALCVILTRKLRKKSSVH, from the coding sequence ATGTTAGTTGTTGGATTGACAGGTGGTATTGCCTGTGGTAAAAGTACAGTTTCAAGACGTTTTCAAGAACATCATAAAATACCAGTTGTGGATGCTGATAAGATTGCTCGTGAAGTTGTTGAACCTGGTGAGCCTGCATATGATGCAATTGTTAATCATTTTGGAGAGGATGTGTTGAAAGCCAATGGTGAATTGAACAGGGAGGCTTTGGGCAAGAAAGTTTTTGGAAATccaaaagaattaaaaattttaaacaacATTACCCACCCTGCCATAAGAAAAAGTATATTACGTCAAATTTTGctcaattatatatatggttacagtatttgtattttagatattcctttattatttgagaGTAAGCTGGATATAATTTGTGGTGTTACAATATCAGTAATttgtaatgaaaaattacaaattgaAAGATTACTTGCTAGGAACCCCACTCTGAGTTCTGAAGATGCAAAAAACAGAATTGATTcacaaatgaaaatgaatgatagaattgaaaaatcagattatattattaccaatGATGAGGATATGAATATGCTATATAAGAGAGTGGACAATGTGGTTTCAAAGATACAGCCTACATTTTATAGAACTATCTTTGAATGGATGCCACCATTTGGGATTATTAGTGCATTGTGCGTAATATTAACTAGAAAGCTCAGAAAGAAATCTTCTGTGcattaa
- the CBS2 gene encoding Cbs2p (similar to Saccharomyces cerevisiae CBS2 (YDR197W); ancestral locus Anc_8.405) encodes MHRVYAITSNPISEYICLALARLPQQPAVPELVLLLRNNTILTSYLQNDSSLTVNLPRNKSISSQFMAAVSPPKYEDGSYAHMSNMLIGQTSTKEIAFQLDKYRACIRSDSNILLLDPNWTTLELVSNHQLWNKNRGSAVSLSDGEDENPSKNLLNFPSVWIGSTKFWQRAQFHKIKPFTSSLNTNSLKVADELRPLSLKLCKFTEDVSNRNKIFSSKNEDNLITLLKETSITTNQPLIDTTFISYNEYLISRLQELIIDSCLISISKLFGCNKYKELRNVENFHRLINLILKEQFKIIRCAFPELFRVDIANLYLNEIRLNKLIFEKVNGNGSITNNQLNNDKNISNKWFIYWGIKYNKSHYWNYMLWYLLKGKITLYKNSLTLLSR; translated from the coding sequence ATGCATCGTGTATATGCTATAACATCAAATCCAATAAGtgaatatatttgtttgGCTTTAGCTCGTTTACCCCAGCAACCAGCAGTTCCAGAACTGGTCTTacttttaagaaataatacaatTCTAACTTCTTATCTACAAAATGACTCATCATTGACTGTGAATTTACcaagaaataaatcaatatcatcTCAATTCATGGCTGCAGTGTCCCCTCCTAAATATGAAGATGGTTCATACGCACATATGTCAAATATGTTAATTGGTCAAACAAGTACTAAAGAAATAGCCTTCCAATTGGATAAATATAGAGCCTGTATCCGCTCAGATTCAAATATCTTACTATTGGACCCAAACTGGACTACTTTAGAACTTGTTTCAAACCATCAGCTTTGGAATAAAAACCGTGGATCAGCTGTATCTTTAAGTGATGGAGAAGATGAAAACCCTTCAAAAAACTTGCTAAACTTTCCATCTGTTTGGATTGGATCGACTAAGTTTTGGCAAAGAGCACAATTTCACAAAATTAAACCTTTTACATCGAGTTTAAATactaattctttaaaagtGGCAGATGAGCTAAGGCCCctatcattaaaattatgTAAATTTACTGAGGATGTTTCTAAtcgaaataaaatattttcatccAAAAATGAAGACAATTTAATCACACTTTTAAAAGAAACGTCAATCACTACTAATCAACCATTAATCGATACtacttttatttcatataatgaatatttgataagTAGATTACAAGAATTGATTATAGATAGCTGTTTAATATCCATTTCTAAGCTATTTGGATgcaataaatataaagaattaagaAATGTTGAGAATTTTCACCGactaataaatttaatactaAAAGAACagtttaaaattatcagaTGTGCGTTTCCAGAGTTATTTCGAGTGGATATAGcaaatctttatttaaatgaaattcgcttgaataaattaatatttgaaaaagttaATGGTAATGGTTCTATTacaaataatcaattaaacaatgacaaaaatatatcaaataagTGGTTCATTTATTGGGgaattaaatataacaaaaGCCATTATTGGAATTATATGTTGTGGTATTTACTAAAGGGTAAAATAAcactatataaaaattcattaactTTGTTATCTAGATAA
- the TBLA0H03270 gene encoding uncharacterized protein (similar to Saccharomyces cerevisiae VPS64 (YDR200C) and FAR10 (YLR238W); ancestral locus Anc_8.408), with protein sequence MRQKYVHNLILKPLNDTFETKYLLIPFKPDGMKLGRPVANSNSTGNNNGNGSSKGMAGDNSKHFIWGRYLEYGQHQYVGTDNGNFDSRVLSRNHAMISCDKDTGKLYIRDLKSSNGTFLNGKKINDVDVELNVGDVLDLGTDIDGKLEHRKISALVEDIIIVPLIDGTYNPIEDETEKKSNILNNDRQEENLNVVAQRAAFESAMFGDINQLELEDTILNMDNEIIGGIYINNSIGTSSKLLKILKKLAIELSLIRTDYIKLRSVDNYLINFTTNVESVRRKTVELNKDRLNILKETMSRRLNEKQSHLINQYRSSMKLLEKEKHQLQSKYDKQQEQEVEISEKLLREIDDLSTRLEVETYRNKQLNKDLIEAQQKKANTELEERNLKIKITTMSIFCIIISIWYYKKYYI encoded by the coding sequence ATGAGACAGAAGTACGTCCATAATCTGATTTTGAAGCCATTAAATGATACCTTTGAGACCAAGTACTTGCTTATACCATTTAAGCCAGATGGTATGAAATTAGGAAGGCCTGTAGCAAATTCGAATTCTACTGggaataataatggtaatggTAGCTCTAAAGGTATGGCAGGGGACAATTCAAAACATTTTATATGGGGTAGGTATCTGGAATACGGTCAACATCAATATGTGGGTACAGACAATGGGAATTTTGATTCAAGAGTATTGTCAAGAAATCATGCAATGATTAGTTGCGATAAAGATACAggaaaattatatattcgAGATTTAAAGTCTAGCAATGGTACTTTTTTGAATGGAAAGAAGATCAACGATGTTGATGTCGAATTGAATGTTGGGGATGTCTTGGATTTAGGGACCGATATTGATGGGAAATTAGAACATAGAAAAATTAGCGCTTTAGTagaagatattattattgtacCACTAATTGATGGCACTTATAATCcaattgaagatgaaacagaaaagaaaagtaaTATACTAAATAATGACCGTCAAGAAGAAAACTTAAATGTAGTCGCTCAAAGAGCAGCCTTTGAAAGTGCTATGTTTGGTGATATCAAccaattagaattagaagataCGATTTTGAATATGGacaatgaaattattggcggtatatatattaataattccatTGGTACAAGTTCTaaattgttaaaaatattgaaaaagctggctattgaattatcattaattagAACGGATTATATAAAGCTCCGATCTGttgataattatttaattaattttactaCAAATGTCGAATCTGTTAGAAGGAAAACTGTTGAGCTGAACAAAGATagattaaatatattaaaagaaactATGAGTCGACGGCTAAATGAGAAACAATCGCATTTGATTAATCAATATCGTTCTTCAATGAAACTTTTGGAAAAGGAGAAGCATCAATTGCAGTCTAAATATGATAAACAGCAAGAGCAAGAAGTAGAAATATCTGAAAAACTACTGAGAGAAATAGATGATCTAAGCACCAGATTAGAGGTAGAGACTTATAGAAATAAACAACTAAACAAAGATTTAATTGAGGCACAACAAAAGAAAGCAAATACAGAACTTGAAGagagaaatttaaaaattaaaatcacAACAATGTCAATCttttgtataataatatcaatttggtattataaaaaatactatATATAA
- the MSC2 gene encoding metal cation transporter MSC2 (similar to Saccharomyces cerevisiae MSC2 (YDR205W); ancestral locus Anc_8.413) codes for MNLESFLVKVPLLLSYPSILLSSTLILPHQFHQDKIRFATYFTTYLIIPLFAASLLTSIVFFLCKFQQKNVTNDGSRANILWQRCGLVMSFVFFLASTVLGPVQATCLSAIVIASFFHRLGLVDDDLTNSNMEVSWTFLLGGLGPLCVISLLLAHLDGKTRSLGLVALVYLIALLGLKIGAPMFSSYLFDEIHSVNYEHTDDNEEKLSKIRGSKMLSLHHLCLLLCLCYLAFSDFSTTNFNIQFSMLFVFVGCICVFCLSFYELLITECVQDRCISVNGVSRYSILCIGLMSMVLQFLSFSSIAESNTFISDCLVVSYVIGTEIISRIKGIYEYTYDISQIIIQVETDPVTRRRSRSRVVSRVVSHSHTHTQDHSHSHAHSNNDTNGSIWAQMANDEDTRSMFSFLLLNTTFMFIQLLYSFRSKSLGLLSDSLHMALDCTSLLLGLLAGVLAKRPPNARYPFGLGYLETLTGFTNGVLLLGIVCGILTEALGRLFNPVHLEATSELLVVAILGLFVNLIGLFASGGHDHGSDSSNQNKRGVFLHILADTLGSVGVIISTILIKLTHIHLFDPLASIFIGILILVSSMPLLKSTVSSILLKLGDKNHNLIKKALNQISSTPGITGYTTPRFWPPTSNAPAHSHSHVGGASHSHDHAHSHDYDHSHNDEHHKSNDKIHVHKRRGDGAVHDNDIHIDVPVEKKKYALVGYIHVQYAEGENSTIIKKRVEKIFDSLNINSWIQVESNNSTCWCRAKSMPRQVSVNDIRKI; via the coding sequence ATGAATCTAGAGTCATTTTTGGTGAAAGTTCCATTGCTCTTATCATATCCTTCAATTCTATTATCAAGTACCCTAATTCTGCCCCATCAATTCCATCAAGATAAAATACGATTTGCAACTTATTTTACTACTTACCTAATAATACCTCTATTTGCAGCCTCATTACTTACCTCTATTGTTTTCTTCTTATGCAAATTTCAACAAAAGAACGTCACAAATGATGGAAGTAGAGCCAATATACTTTGGCAACGATGTGGTTTAGTTATgtcttttgtatttttcttaGCGAGTACTGTTCTGGGGCCTGTTCAAGCCACATGCCTATCTGCCATTGTTATCGCTTCCTTTTTTCATAGATTAGGATTAGTTGATGATGACTTAACAAATTCTAATATGGAAGTCAGTTGGACCTTTTTGCTTGGAGGGCTGGGACCTCTTTGTGTTATAAGCTTGCTTCTGGCCCATTTGGATGGGAAAACTCGTTCATTGGGGCTAGTGGCTTTAGTATATTTAATAGCTTTATTAGGGTTAAAGATAGGCGCGCCAATGTTCTCCAGCTATCTTTTTGATGAGATACATTCAGTTAATTATGAACATACCGATGATAACGAAGAGAAATTAAGTAAAATTCGTGGGAGTAAGATGTTATCACTGCATCATTTATGCCTTTTACTTTGTCTGTGTTATTTGGCATTTTCAGATTTTTCCACtactaattttaatatacaATTTTCTATGCTTTTTGTATTCGTAGGCTGTATTTGTGTGTTTTGCCTTTCTTTCTATGAACTATTAATTACCGAATGTGTTCAAGATAGATGCATTTCAGTAAATGGTGTTTCAAGATATTCAATTCTATGCATTGGTTTAATGTCAATGGTTTTACAATTCTTATCATTTAGTTCAATTGCAGAATCAAATACCTTCATTAGTGATTGCTTAGTAGTATCTTATGTCATTGGAACTGAAATCATCAGTCGTATTAAAGGTATTTATGAATATACTTATGATATTTCccaaataattattcaagtAGAAACCGATCCAGTAACTCGTAGAAGATCAAGATCAAGAGTTGTTTCCCGTGTTGTATCGCATTCTCATACTCACACTCAAGATCATAGTCATTCACATGCAcattctaataatgatacaaaTGGAAGTATCTGGGCTCAAATGGCCAATGATGAAGATACAAGATCGATGTTTTCtttcttattattgaatACCACTTTTATGTTTATTCAacttttatattctttccGTTCAAAATCGTTAGGTTTATTATCAGACTCTCTGCACATGGCTTTAGATTGTACTTCTCTATTGTTAGGGTTATTAGCCGGTGTATTGGCAAAGAGGCCACCAAATGCAAGATATCCATTTGGTTTAGGATATTTAGAAACACTGACAGGATTTACTAATGGTGTATTGCTATTGGGGATCGTCTGTGGTATATTAACTGAAGCCTTAGGAAGACTATTTAATCCAGTCCATCTTGAAGCGACAAGTGAATTACTAGTAGTAGCAATCTTAGGTCTCTTCGTAAATTTAATTGGCCTATTTGCATCTGGAGGCCATGACCATGGATCTGACTcatcaaatcaaaataaaaggGGTGTATTCTTACATATTCTAGCCGATACTTTAGGCTCAGTAGGTGTAATTATTTCAACtattttgattaaattAACGCATATCCATTTGTTTGATCCATTGGCTTCTATCTTTATTGGTATCTTAATCTTAGTCAGCTCAATGCCGTTATTAAAGTCCACAGTATCAAGtattttgttaaaattGGGTGACAAGAatcataatttaattaaaaaggCGCTAAATCAAATTTCTTCAACCCCTGGTATTACAGGCTATACTACACCAAGATTTTGGCCTCCAACTTCCAATGCCCCTGCACACTCTCATTCACATGTGGGTGGTGCTAGCCATTCTCATGATCATGCTCATAGCCATGATTATGATCATTCTCATAATGATGAACATCATAAAagtaatgataaaatacATGTCCACAAAAGACGCGGCGATGGTGCAGTTCACGATAATGATATCCATATTGATGTCCCTGtggagaaaaaaaagtatgCCTTAGTTGGTTATATTCATGTTCAATATGCAGAAGGTGAGAATTctacaattattaaaaagagagtggaaaaaatatttgattctCTTAATATTAACTCTTGGATTCAAGTTGAATCAAACAACTCAACCTGCTGGTGTAGAGCAAAATCCATGCCAAGACAGGTATCTGTTAATGATATTCGCAAAATATAG
- the TOP3 gene encoding DNA topoisomerase 3 (similar to Saccharomyces cerevisiae TOP3 (YLR234W); ancestral locus Anc_8.414) has protein sequence MKVLCVAEKNSIAKAVANILGGGRSSSRDSGYMYVKNYDFQYSGFSFANGNDCQVTMTSVAGHLTGIDFSNERYGWGKCKIEELFDAPLSNVFDKNQKKITENIKREARYADYLMIWTDCDREGEYIGWEIYQEALKGNRRLTDSQVFRAVFSHLERRHILSAARNPQRLDMNSVNAVGTRIEIDLRAGVTFTRLLTDTMRNKVIAAMGPSATSGRSSSDNNNNTNSKKKDSVVISYGTCQFPTLGFVVDRFERIRNFISEEFWTIQLHIENKDANTPTVFRWQRGNLFDRLSCLAFYESCIEIAGNKAKVIDLKSKPTSKYRPLPLTTVELQKNCAKFLKLNAKQSLDAAEKLYQKGFVSYPRTETDIFPKVMDLRALVENQAQIGQQGRSPWAEYAEGLLSDDPYAPNKYQFPRNGTHDDKAHPPIHPVISLGATANITPVERRVYEYISRHFLASCSTDAKGQSTSLTLDWADEKFLADGLVVLERNFLNVYPWAKWETTKQLPRLEMNEECTIMKSEMKSGKTSPPKPMTESELIMLMDANGIGTDATIAEHIEKIQIRNYVKSEKAGKETYLQPTKLGVALVHGFEAIGLEDSFAKPFQRREMEEELKKICEGQQTRNNVVNNIVGKYRSYFMKTNNSKNVLLQVFDRVNRQLS, from the coding sequence ATGAAGGTTCTATGTGTTGCTGAAAAGAATTCCATTGCAAAGGCAGTAGCAAATATCCTAGGGGGTGGCAGGTCCAGCTCACGAGATTCTGGCTATATGTAtgtgaaaaattatgatTTCCAATACAGTGGTTTTTCATTTGCTAATGGGAATGATTGTCAAGTGACCATGACCAGTGTGGCAGGCCATTTGACTGGGATAGATTTTTCTAATGAACGATATGGTTGGGGGAAATgtaaaattgaagaattatttgacGCGCCTTTAAGCAAtgtttttgataaaaatcaaaaaaagattactgaaaatattaaaaggGAAGCTCGATATGctgattatttaatgatatgGACAGATTGTGATAGAGAGGGAGAATATATCGGGTGGGAAATTTATCAAGAAGCTCTCAAAGGGAATCGCAGATTAACTGATTCCCAAGTGTTTAGAGCAGTTTTCTCACATTTAGAAAGAAGGCATATCTTAAGTGCAGCAAGAAATCCCCAACGATTAGATATGAATAGTGTTAACGCTGTGGGGACTAGAATAGAAATTGATCTTCGGGCAGGCGTAACTTTTACAAGGCTATTAACAGATACTATGAGAAATAAAGTAATAGCAGCTATGGGACCAAGTGCGACATCTGGCAGAAGTAGCAGcgataacaataataataccaactccaaaaaaaaagattcaGTTGTTATATCATATGGTACATGTCAATTCCCAACTTTAGGGTTTGTGGTAGACAGATTTGAAAGAATACGAAATTTCATATCAGAAGAATTCTGGACCATCCAATTgcatattgaaaataaagatgcAAATACACCTACTGTATTCAGATGGCAAAGAGGCAACCTATTTGATAGATTAAGCTGTCTAGCATTTTATGAATCATGCATTGAAATTGCAGGGAATAAAGCTAAAGTTATAGATCTAAAATCCAAACCAACTTCTAAATATAGACCATTACCACTTACTACAGTggaattacaaaaaaattgtgcaaaatttttgaaactaAATGCTAAACAGTCATTAGATGCTGCAGAGAAGCTGTATCAAAAGGGGTTTGTATCTTATCCTAGAACTGAAACTGATATATTTCCTAAAGTCATGGATCTACGAGCCCTAGTTGAGAATCAAGCACAGATTGGCCAGCAAGGTAGATCACCTTGGGCAGAATATGCGGAAGGTTTACTTTCTGATGATCCTTATGcaccaaataaatatcaatttcCAAGAAATGGTACTCATGATGATAAGGCACATCCACCTATTCATCCTGTTATTTCATTAGGTGCCACTGCAAATATTACACCAGTGGAAAGAAGAGtttatgaatatatttctagaCATTTCTTAGCATCATGCTCTACTGATGCAAAAGGTCAAAGTACTTCTTTAACGTTGGATTGGGCAGATGAAAAGTTTCTTGCAGATGGATTAGTGGTTCtagaaagaaattttttgaatgtTTATCCTTGGGCAAAATGGGAAACTACAAAGCAATTACCAAGATTAGAGATGAATGAAGAATGTACTATTATGAAAAGTGAAATGAAATCTGGTAAGACTTCACCACCAAAACCAATGACAGAAAGTGAACTTATCATGCTTATGGATGCAAATGGTATTGGTACAGATGCTACAATTGCTGAacatattgaaaaaattcaaataagaaattatgTGAAAAGTGAGAAAGCAGGGAAGGAAACTTATTTACAGCCAACAAAATTGGGTGTCGCACTAGTTCATGGTTTTGAAGCGATTGGTTTGGAAGATTCATTTGCTAAACCTTTCCAAAGAAGAGAAATGGAAGAAGagctaaaaaaaatttgtgaAGGCCAACAAACAAGGAATAATGTGGTTAATAATATCGTTGGCAAATATAGAAGTTATTTTATGAAAACAAATAACTCCAAAAATGTACTATTACAAGTATTTGATCGTGTTAATAGACAGCTCTCCTGA
- the TBLA0H03300 gene encoding uncharacterized protein (similar to Saccharomyces cerevisiae EBS1 (YDR206W) and EST1 (YLR233C); ancestral locus Anc_8.415), which produces MSNLATNSPSVNEKYVWETITGFQKQLHDLLKNNQLSEDFTLLNGYLTFVQSKLERLVQNSIDEQQSCYLQPTSISSDNNFNDNGTNNETKDASITINEKIVPLILDMLWDKIYYPIFKWFQAWKRHLSPKSSQEQPKYVEFRKMNSKFNKFFSIVHKFYYLTIELLNSKYDMSTVISNKIIKDLNLPLFNESKKYSKPTKLIELKQDSKFTVLVVVSFHRCVLYLGSAQRYRTMSEKLFDRFSVQDFKKAFRYLDIASLLLPSVGEPHLQKSLIYLNTNNFGCATYEFIRCSLSRIPNQSGLSMFKTMMFDKNSIIREKFDEILKSTQVYEISGSKIVNREIIEYYFLALFGCYFAPTSWTKENSNFEKLYNDMNLKYLKRIYYERMSTRYIKNIQLIFKNLIILIGGYQLLINEQNKKITTLNDLTNQLINYLNFTFEFISNLIENVIKPAWCKDIENWEYLAIIRIIECWIKSNKIILLFSHRNTKFCKSLGIFLNEIWKSEKLNFETFSKHRPKRNYYFEEDVILKEFSCINNVLTDFNDNEIFSTINKSDRLIGNINKEEKLTIQQENQLRLEAIVSSGYKFLNNNSYGVEWNNDKHIYEFKNCKIEINNNNITNNYIKMKSTNNNETIFSKKNNGFSKRSNGEKLIAVTELENKLQQIRNPKKSPSTSSAPTTASSFMNRRSTEPWGYSGSSVPMAPESFTIRPSSALTSKKDDNVQEDVQMDENEVDTSDKLEINDEDNEIDDEKETSNQKCETEQAQLNQDIANDEKLSKYINSVLQDDEDSDEEVLSFLQPQVQQTCMSYNNISVSSSLPYQPIYSRNSTPNKSPQTSTQINIRSSSTNNTNTESSFPFSMQFPSRSNTTTTGSPYIASTNINTVASATTTANTTASTSASTSTTQTHEESNNTDKSNLSSSSSSFQIPFQQIPNTSSGTYSNMNMNMTMSPMGIPMPMPLTTNGITTNPETMYPNVSQGITTSWSDNFFQDANRPYPPPPPQSIYPPFTNNSMNMAMQNMVPSPNRTTSNTSTTTTSNANANANTNTSFMNMNIRMGMGMGMNMNMQGQMPRPPPPQGPLF; this is translated from the coding sequence atgaGCAATTTAGCGACTAATAGCCCTTCTGTCAATGAGAAATATGTCTGGGAAACAATTACAGGATTTCAAAAACAATTGCATGATCTACTGAAAAACAATCAATTAAGTGAAGATTTTACCTTATTAAATGGGTATCTTACTTTTGTTCAATCAAAATTGGAAAGGTTAGttcaaaattcaattgatgaACAGCAATCTTGTTATTTGCAACCAACCTCAATTTCTTCAGAcaacaattttaatgataatggcACGAACAATGAAACAAAAGATGCATCAATTacaataaatgaaaaaattgtcCCGTTAATTTTGGACATGCTTTGGGATaagatttattatccaATCTTTAAATGGTTTCAAGCTTGGAAAAGACATTTATCTCCAAAATCTTCTCAAGAACAACCCAAATATGTggaatttagaaaaatgaattctaaatttaataaatttttttcaattgttcataaattttattatttaaccattgaattattgaattcaaaatatgatATGTCAACAgttatttctaataaaataataaaagatttaaatttgcccttatttaatgaatctaaaaaatattccaaaccaacaaaattaattgaattgaagCAAGATAGTAAATTTACTGTTCTGGTTGTTGTTTCATTTCACAGATGTGTTTTATACCTTGGTTCGGCTCAAAGGTATAGAACAATgtctgaaaaattatttgatagaTTTTCTGTTCaagatttcaaaaaagCATTTAGATATTTGGATATTGCATCATTGTTACTACCATCAGTTGGTGAACCTCATTTAcaaaaaagtttaatatatttgaatacaaataatttcGGTTGTGCTACTTATGAATTTATCCGATGTTCATTATCAAGAATTCCAAATCAATCAGGTTTATCTATGTTTAAAACTATGAtgtttgataaaaatagtattatacgtgaaaaatttgatgaaattttaaaatctacTCAAGTTTATGAAATTTCAGGTTCTAAAATTGTTAATagagaaattattgaatattatttcttggCATTATTTGGTTGTTATTTTGCTCCAACTTCGTGGACTAAGGAAAATagtaattttgaaaaattatataatgatatgaatttaaaatatttgaaacgAATTTATTATGAAAGGATGAGTACACGTTATATCaagaatattcaattaatctttaaaaatctaataatattgattgGCGgttatcaattattaattaatgaacaaaataaaaaaataacaacgttaaatgatttaactaatcaattgattaattatttgaatttcacttttgaatttatttctaatttaattgaaaatgtaATTAAGCCTGCATGGTGTAAAGATATCGAAAATTGGGAATATTTGGCTATAATACGTATAATTGAATGTTGgattaaatcaaataaaattattcttttattttcacaTCGTAATActaaattttgtaaaagTTTAGGAATCTTCTTAAATGAAATCTGGAAGagtgaaaaattgaattttgaaactttttCTAAACATCGACCAaagagaaattattatttcgAAGAAGATGTTATATTAAAGGAATTTTCATGTATTAATAATGTATTAACCGATTtcaatgataatgaaatattttctacaattaataaatctgaTCGATTGATTGGCAATAtcaataaagaagaaaaattaacaattcaacaagaaaatcaattaagaTTAGAAGCTATTGTCTCCTCAGgctataaatttttaaataataattcatatgGTGTTGAATGGAATAATGATAAACATAtttatgaatttaaaaattgtaaaattgaaattaataataataatattactaataattatattaagatgaaatcaactaataataatgaaacaattttttcaaagaaaaataatggatTCTCCAAAAGATCTAATggagaaaaattaattgcaGTAacagaattagaaaataaattacagCAGATTCGAAATCCCAAGAAATCACCTTCCACTTCATCAGCTCCAACCACTGCTTCATCGTTTATGAATAGAAGAAGTACTGAACCTTGGGGGTATAGTGGTTCATCTGTTCCCATGGCGCCAGAATCATTTACTATTAGACCAAGTTCTGCATTGACAAGTAAGAAAGATGATAATGTACAAGAAGATGTACAAAtggatgaaaatgaagttGATACGAGTGATAAACTagaaattaatgatgaagataacGAAATAGACGATGAAAAGGAAACAAGTAATCAAAAATGTGAAACAGAACAGGCACAATTGAATCAAGATATCGCTAATGATGAgaaattatctaaatatattaatagtgTATTacaagatgatgaagattctGATGAAGAAGTGTTGAGCTTCTTACAACCACAAGTCCAACAAACTTGTATGTCATATAACAATATAAGCGTTTCATCATCCTTACCTTATCAACCGATTTATTCTCGTAATTCTACACCTAACAAATCTCCTCAAACATCGACACAAATTAACATAAGAAGTAGTAgtacaaataatacaaacaCTGAATCATCATTTCCATTTAGTATGCAATTCCCATCTCGTTCaaatactactactactgGTTCTCCCTACATTGCATCTACCAATATAAACACTGTCGCATCTGCTACTACGACTGCAAACACAACCGCTTCTACTTCTGCTTCTACTTCTACAACACAAACACATGAAGAGAGTAATAATACTGATAAATCGAATCtaagtagtagtagtagtagtttTCAAATCCCATTCCAACAAATCCCAAATACATCCTCTGGTACGTATTCCAACATGAATATGAACATGACTATGTCTCCCATGGGTATACCCATGCCCATGCCATTGACAACAAATGGCATAACAACCAATCCGGAAACGATGTACCCAAATGTATCACAAGGAATCACCACCAGTTGGTCTGATAACTTCTTCCAAGACGCAAATAGGCCGTATCCTCCCCCTCCACCTCAATCAATATATCCTCCTTTCACCAACAACTCAATGAACATGGCCATGCAGAATATGGTGCCTTCACCCAACAGAACTACTTCTAATACAAGCACAACTACAACCTCAAAcgcaaatgcaaatgcaaacACAAATACCAGTTTCATGAACATGAACATCCGTATGGGCATGGGCATGGGCATGAACATGAACATGCAAGGTCAAATGCCTCGTCCTCCTCCCCCACAGGGCCCACTGTTCTAG